One Alkaliphilus sp. B6464 genomic window carries:
- a CDS encoding uracil-xanthine permease family protein: protein MESFKKAILAIQHLIAMFGATVLVPILTGLDPSVALVAAGTGTLIFHFVTKRKVPVFLGSSFAFIGVIIQVKDKFNGDLSYAQGGIIVAGLIYILLSFMIKKIGVDNIQRFLPSQVVGPMIIVIGLTLVPVAIDMASNHYVIAGVTLAIALGITFLAKGFIKQLSILIAVVAGYIISAQLGIIDNSPITQAALIAIPNFTLPKFDIGAISIIAPIVLAVFMEHVGDITTNGEVVGHNFIEDPGLNRTLLGDGLATLFAGLIGGPANTTYGENTGVLAITKNYDPAILRLAAVFAIILGFVAKVGGFLRSIPVPVMGGISLMLFSMIALVGVNTIRNSKVKFNVKNIIVMATILILGLGAGFIEKHTGLAIGIPITETIKIEGLSLAAIMGVTLNTLLNRK, encoded by the coding sequence ATGGAGAGCTTTAAAAAAGCTATATTAGCTATTCAACATTTAATTGCTATGTTTGGTGCAACTGTATTAGTACCTATACTAACAGGACTGGACCCTTCCGTTGCTCTTGTTGCTGCAGGTACGGGGACCTTAATATTCCACTTTGTAACTAAAAGAAAAGTACCAGTATTTTTAGGATCATCATTTGCGTTTATAGGTGTTATTATACAAGTAAAAGATAAATTTAATGGAGATTTAAGCTATGCTCAGGGTGGCATTATAGTTGCCGGATTAATTTATATATTACTATCTTTTATGATTAAGAAAATAGGCGTAGACAATATTCAAAGATTTTTACCTTCACAAGTAGTTGGACCTATGATAATAGTAATAGGATTAACTCTAGTACCAGTAGCTATTGATATGGCTTCTAATCACTATGTTATAGCTGGAGTTACATTAGCTATAGCATTAGGAATCACTTTTTTAGCAAAAGGATTTATTAAGCAATTATCTATTTTAATAGCGGTAGTAGCTGGCTATATCATTTCTGCACAATTAGGAATAATAGATAATAGTCCGATAACACAAGCTGCTTTAATAGCTATACCAAACTTCACATTACCTAAATTTGATATAGGTGCAATATCAATAATAGCACCTATAGTATTGGCAGTTTTTATGGAACATGTGGGAGACATTACAACAAACGGAGAAGTAGTTGGACATAACTTTATAGAGGATCCAGGATTAAATAGAACATTACTCGGAGACGGATTAGCTACATTATTTGCAGGCTTGATTGGTGGCCCTGCTAACACAACTTATGGTGAGAATACTGGAGTATTGGCAATTACAAAAAACTATGATCCAGCAATATTAAGACTAGCAGCTGTGTTTGCAATTATACTTGGATTTGTTGCAAAAGTAGGTGGATTTTTAAGGTCAATACCAGTTCCGGTTATGGGTGGTATTAGTTTAATGCTCTTTAGTATGATAGCTCTAGTAGGTGTAAATACAATTAGAAATAGTAAGGTTAAATTTAACGTAAAGAACATCATAGTAATGGCGACTATTTTAATACTAGGACTAGGAGCAGGATTTATTGAAAAACATACAGGACTAGCTATAGGAATTCCAATAACTGAAACTATAAAAATAGAGGGATTAAGTCTTGCGGCAATAATGGGTGTAACATTAAATACATTATTAAATAGAAAATAG
- a CDS encoding FprA family A-type flavoprotein, which translates to MSAVEIKKGIYWVGAVDWDIREFHGPSYHTTRGTTYNAYLIIDDKITLVDLVDADFVDVMLDNIREIVDPSKIDYVVVNHVEPDHSGAFPTLMKYAKNAKVFCSKNGKDAMLHHYFGDYSYEVVKTGDVIELGKRTIKFVEAPMLHWPDSMFSYVEEESLLFPNDAFGQHLASTGRFDDENDMCTIMEEAKRYYANILMPFSALVVRKIEEIVKMGLKIDMIAPSHGIIWRSSPEKIIEKYMQWGKGETTRKAVIAYDTMWFSTEKMARSIIEGLSSEGVETKLYKISRSDVNDIMTDILDAKAVLVASSTINNTMIPDVAYFIEELVGLRPVKKIGASFGSYGWGKGAVANIEKRIKDAGISIIKEGLQIKYVPTEEDLKACYEFGKEIGKMIE; encoded by the coding sequence ATGTCAGCTGTGGAAATTAAAAAGGGGATTTATTGGGTAGGTGCAGTAGACTGGGATATTAGAGAGTTTCACGGCCCATCATACCACACTACTAGGGGAACTACATATAATGCATATCTAATTATAGACGATAAAATAACATTAGTAGACCTTGTAGATGCAGACTTTGTAGATGTAATGCTTGATAACATTAGAGAAATAGTTGATCCTAGTAAAATAGATTATGTTGTAGTTAATCATGTGGAACCAGACCACTCTGGTGCCTTCCCAACTCTTATGAAGTATGCTAAAAATGCTAAGGTATTTTGCAGCAAAAATGGTAAGGATGCAATGCTACATCATTATTTTGGTGACTATAGCTATGAAGTTGTAAAAACAGGAGATGTAATTGAGTTAGGAAAAAGAACAATTAAATTTGTTGAGGCACCAATGTTACACTGGCCAGATAGCATGTTTTCTTATGTGGAGGAAGAATCTTTACTTTTTCCTAACGATGCATTTGGTCAGCATCTAGCTTCTACTGGTAGATTCGATGATGAAAATGATATGTGTACAATAATGGAAGAGGCAAAACGCTATTATGCTAATATTTTAATGCCATTTAGTGCATTGGTAGTTAGGAAAATAGAAGAAATTGTAAAGATGGGACTTAAAATAGATATGATTGCTCCCAGTCACGGTATTATTTGGAGAAGTTCTCCAGAGAAAATTATAGAAAAATATATGCAGTGGGGCAAAGGTGAAACTACAAGGAAAGCTGTAATTGCTTATGACACAATGTGGTTCAGCACAGAAAAAATGGCAAGATCTATTATTGAGGGTTTATCCAGTGAAGGTGTAGAAACAAAGCTATACAAAATATCTAGAAGCGATGTTAATGATATTATGACAGATATTTTGGATGCAAAGGCAGTACTTGTTGCTTCTTCCACAATAAATAATACTATGATTCCAGATGTAGCCTATTTCATAGAAGAATTAGTAGGATTAAGACCAGTAAAGAAAATAGGAGCTTCATTTGGTTCATATGGATGGGGCAAGGGAGCAGTTGCTAATATAGAGAAAAGAATAAAAGATGCAGGTATTAGTATTATTAAAGAAGGTTTACAAATAAAATATGTTCCTACAGAAGAAGATCTTAAAGCATGTTACGAATTTGGAAAAGAGATTGGTAAGATGATAGAGTAA
- the nifJ gene encoding pyruvate:ferredoxin (flavodoxin) oxidoreductase: MAKKRKTMDGNEAAAYVSYAFTDVAAIYPITPSSSMAEGVDEWAAHGKKNIFGQPVRVAELQSEAGAAGAVHGSLQAGALTTTYTASQGLLLMIPNMYKMAGELLPAVFHVSARAIATHALSIFGDHQDVMATRQTGFALLSSASVQEAMDLAGVAHLSAIKGRVPFLHFFDGFRTSHEYQNIEVMEYEDLEKLLDYEALRQFKNRALNPEHPVLRGTAQNPDIYFQGREAANRFYNEVPDVVANYMDEISKITGREYKPFTYYGAEDAENIVIAMGSVCETTEEVVDYLNKKGEKVGVVKVHLYRPFSEKYFFNVFPKSVKKIAVLDRTKEPGSLGEPLYEDIRNLFYGKDNQPIIVGGRYGLGSKDTTPSQIVAVFKNLKNSNPKDGFTIGIVDDLTNTSLLEEDIIETSPEGTIKCKFWGLGSDGTVGANKTAVKIIGDKTDLYAQAYFSYDSKKSGGTTISHLRFGKKPIKSPYLIYNSDFIACHNSSYVYHYDLLKGLKENGTFVLNCPWSVEELDEKIPAAIKRAIAQKNINFYIIDAVGIAREIGLGGRINMIMQSAFFKLAEVIPMEDAVKYLKEAIADTYGKKGEKIVEMNYTAVDKGAQRLVKVDVPTSWADAKIKDLPIKDEPDFVKRIQRPITRHEGDELPVSAFKGMEDGTYPLGTTSYEKRGIAVMIPQWQTEKCIQCNQCSYVCPHAVIRPFLLDEEEMKKKPNTFETKEAVGKGLEGLGYRIQISPLDCTGCSNCADICPAPGKALVMVDAEKEIIRQAENWEYAIANIKYKPDLMDRKSVKGSQFAMPLLEFSGACAGCGETAYIKLLTQLYGDRMMIANATGCSSIWGASSPSIAYSTLPCGRGPSWANSLFEDNAEFGYGMALASRQARDKIASLMEEGINSDLDEDCKNLFRQWLIHKDDGTKTKEITKELLEVINAHNHKEHPIVKQILDHKDHLVKKSIWIIGGDGWAYDIGYGGLDHVIASGEDVNILVMDTEVYSNTGGQASKATPKAAVAKFAASGKKVRKKDLGLMATTYGYVYVAKVALGANMNHLLKAISEAEAYKGPSLIICYAPCISHGIKTGMGTSVRQEKRAVESGYWHLYRFNPDLKKQGKNPFVLDSKEPTESFRDFIHGEIRYSQIMNIFPHLADELFSAAEEDAKERYAIYKRLAEMKYE, translated from the coding sequence ATGGCTAAAAAAAGAAAAACAATGGATGGTAATGAGGCAGCTGCTTATGTATCTTATGCTTTTACTGATGTGGCAGCCATATACCCTATCACTCCATCTTCTTCTATGGCAGAAGGTGTAGATGAATGGGCAGCTCATGGTAAAAAGAACATATTCGGACAACCAGTAAGGGTAGCAGAGCTTCAATCTGAGGCAGGGGCCGCTGGTGCAGTACATGGCTCATTGCAGGCTGGTGCGTTAACAACAACATATACGGCTTCTCAAGGACTACTACTTATGATTCCAAATATGTATAAGATGGCAGGTGAACTCCTTCCAGCGGTATTTCACGTAAGCGCTAGAGCTATTGCGACTCATGCTTTATCTATATTTGGAGATCATCAAGACGTAATGGCAACTAGACAAACAGGATTTGCATTACTATCTTCTGCTAGTGTACAAGAAGCAATGGATTTAGCAGGAGTAGCACATTTATCAGCTATTAAAGGTAGAGTGCCGTTTTTACATTTCTTCGATGGATTTAGAACATCTCATGAATATCAAAACATAGAAGTTATGGAATATGAGGATTTAGAAAAGTTATTGGATTATGAAGCATTAAGACAGTTTAAAAATAGGGCATTAAATCCTGAACATCCTGTACTTAGAGGAACAGCACAAAATCCAGATATTTATTTTCAAGGTAGGGAAGCTGCAAATCGCTTTTATAATGAAGTTCCAGATGTCGTTGCGAACTATATGGATGAAATCAGTAAAATTACTGGAAGAGAATATAAGCCTTTTACATATTATGGTGCTGAGGACGCTGAAAATATTGTTATTGCAATGGGATCTGTATGCGAAACAACTGAAGAAGTTGTGGATTACTTAAACAAAAAAGGAGAAAAGGTTGGAGTTGTAAAGGTACATCTATATAGACCTTTCAGTGAAAAATATTTCTTTAATGTATTCCCAAAATCAGTAAAGAAAATTGCAGTATTAGATAGAACAAAAGAACCAGGATCATTAGGTGAGCCTCTATATGAAGATATTAGAAACCTATTCTATGGAAAAGATAATCAACCTATTATTGTTGGTGGAAGATACGGATTAGGATCAAAAGATACTACACCTTCACAAATTGTAGCAGTATTTAAAAATTTGAAAAATAGCAACCCTAAAGATGGCTTTACTATTGGAATAGTAGATGATCTAACTAATACATCCCTTTTAGAAGAGGATATTATAGAAACTTCTCCAGAGGGCACCATTAAATGTAAGTTTTGGGGGTTAGGTTCTGATGGTACAGTAGGGGCTAATAAAACGGCTGTTAAGATTATAGGAGATAAAACAGATTTATATGCACAAGCCTATTTCTCCTACGATAGTAAGAAATCTGGAGGGACTACGATTTCACACTTGAGATTTGGTAAGAAACCTATAAAATCACCTTATTTAATTTATAATTCAGATTTTATTGCATGTCATAATAGCTCCTATGTATATCACTACGATCTATTAAAGGGGCTAAAGGAAAATGGCACATTTGTATTGAATTGTCCTTGGTCAGTTGAAGAATTAGATGAAAAAATTCCAGCAGCTATTAAAAGGGCTATTGCTCAGAAAAATATTAATTTCTACATTATTGATGCAGTAGGAATCGCTAGGGAAATAGGCCTAGGTGGAAGAATAAATATGATTATGCAATCTGCTTTTTTTAAACTAGCTGAGGTTATTCCAATGGAAGATGCAGTTAAATATCTAAAAGAAGCTATAGCAGATACCTATGGTAAAAAGGGCGAAAAAATCGTAGAAATGAATTACACTGCAGTAGATAAAGGAGCACAGCGCCTTGTAAAAGTAGATGTTCCTACTAGTTGGGCAGATGCAAAGATTAAAGACCTGCCAATAAAAGACGAACCAGACTTTGTTAAAAGAATACAAAGACCTATTACTAGACATGAGGGAGACGAATTGCCTGTAAGTGCTTTTAAAGGAATGGAAGATGGTACCTATCCTTTAGGCACAACATCCTACGAAAAACGTGGTATTGCTGTAATGATACCTCAATGGCAAACAGAAAAATGTATTCAATGTAATCAATGTTCCTATGTTTGCCCTCATGCGGTTATTAGACCATTCCTTCTTGATGAAGAAGAAATGAAGAAAAAACCTAATACTTTTGAAACTAAAGAGGCAGTTGGTAAGGGCTTAGAAGGTTTAGGCTATCGTATTCAAATCAGTCCATTAGATTGTACTGGATGCTCTAACTGTGCTGATATTTGCCCAGCACCAGGAAAAGCATTGGTTATGGTGGATGCAGAGAAGGAAATAATTAGGCAGGCTGAAAACTGGGAGTATGCTATTGCTAATATTAAATATAAACCGGACCTAATGGACAGAAAATCTGTAAAAGGAAGCCAGTTTGCAATGCCTTTGTTAGAGTTCTCTGGAGCTTGTGCTGGATGTGGAGAAACTGCCTATATAAAATTACTTACTCAGCTTTATGGCGATAGAATGATGATTGCAAATGCTACTGGTTGTTCTTCAATTTGGGGTGCGAGTTCGCCATCTATTGCTTATTCAACCCTGCCTTGTGGTAGAGGGCCTTCATGGGCTAATTCTTTATTCGAAGATAATGCAGAGTTTGGATATGGTATGGCATTAGCATCTAGACAGGCTAGAGATAAAATAGCCAGTTTGATGGAAGAAGGAATAAATTCTGATCTAGATGAAGATTGTAAAAATTTGTTTAGGCAATGGCTAATACACAAAGATGATGGAACAAAAACTAAAGAGATTACTAAGGAACTATTAGAGGTAATAAATGCACATAATCATAAAGAACATCCAATAGTAAAACAAATTTTAGATCATAAGGATCATTTAGTTAAAAAATCCATTTGGATTATTGGTGGAGATGGATGGGCATATGATATTGGTTATGGTGGATTAGATCATGTAATAGCATCAGGTGAAGATGTAAATATATTAGTAATGGATACAGAAGTATATTCAAATACTGGTGGTCAAGCTTCTAAGGCAACACCCAAAGCTGCAGTAGCAAAATTTGCTGCTTCTGGTAAAAAGGTACGTAAAAAAGATCTTGGCTTAATGGCTACTACTTATGGTTATGTTTATGTGGCAAAGGTAGCATTAGGTGCTAATATGAATCATCTTTTAAAAGCTATTAGTGAGGCAGAGGCTTATAAGGGACCATCTCTTATTATTTGTTATGCTCCATGTATTAGCCATGGTATTAAGACTGGAATGGGAACTAGTGTTAGACAAGAAAAAAGAGCAGTAGAATCTGGATATTGGCACCTATATAGATTTAATCCAGACCTTAAAAAACAGGGTAAAAATCCATTTGTGTTAGATTCTAAAGAACCGACAGAATCATTTAGAGATTTTATTCATGGAGAAATCAGATATTCTCAAATTATGAATATATTCCCGCATCTCGCAGATGAACTGTTTAGTGCAGCAGAGGAAGATGCGAAAGAAAGATATGCTATCTATAAACGGTTAGCAGAAATGAAATATGAATAA
- a CDS encoding alpha/beta hydrolase family protein yields the protein MEKLKLDDFIRYKFLSNIMYSLNGENVSFTVNEADLDNNKYLSNIWIYYNEDNTYRQLTSFNEDKMFLWLEDNETILFSSLRDLNDKEKVKEGEVFTQFYKISINGGEAKKAFRISKKLTSIKQIDDNTYIFTARSNLYNKELDKLSEKERNLELKAQKEEKDYEILDEIPFWSNGVGFTNKSRNRLYIYNSLTNSYNLITDDFTNVSSVNLNDKKDKVIFIGQSFESKMELENSIYVYDLLKQTIEKVATPYTVMHGYANFIDDNKIVYTGKDMVKYGMNENSKFYILDVKEQKTTCITPDLDCNLTNSVGSDCRYGISPASSIQKRGSNIYFISTEGECSYLNKLDINGEINKMTSSNGSIDDFSVNDKGDVLFIGLRDTKLQEMYLLKDNKEHQISEFNRWVKETKSIIKPEKITVETSNNIFIDGWIMRPVDFQEGKKYPAILDIHGGPKTVYGEIFYHEMQYWANEGYVVFFCNPRGSDGKGNNFADIRGKYGTIDYDDIMKFTDAVLEKYTFIDKDKVGVTGGSYGGFMTNWIIGHTDRFKAAASQRSISNWISKFGTTDIGYYFNHDQIGATPWDNQEKLWDHSPLKYAHRAKTPTLFIHSEEDYRCWLVEGIQMFTALKYHNVEARLCMFRGENHELSRSGKPKHRIRRLKEITDWFDKYLK from the coding sequence GTGGAAAAGCTGAAGCTAGATGATTTTATAAGGTATAAGTTTTTGTCGAATATAATGTATTCTTTAAACGGTGAGAATGTTTCTTTTACTGTGAACGAAGCTGATTTAGATAACAATAAGTATCTATCTAATATATGGATTTATTATAATGAAGATAATACATATCGGCAATTAACATCATTTAATGAGGACAAAATGTTTTTATGGCTAGAAGATAATGAAACTATTTTGTTTTCGAGTTTAAGAGATTTAAATGATAAGGAAAAGGTTAAAGAAGGGGAAGTGTTTACCCAGTTTTATAAAATTAGCATTAATGGTGGAGAGGCTAAAAAAGCATTTAGAATTTCTAAAAAATTAACTTCTATCAAACAGATTGATGACAATACATATATTTTTACTGCTAGGTCTAATCTCTATAATAAAGAACTAGATAAATTGTCAGAAAAAGAAAGAAATCTAGAGTTAAAAGCACAAAAGGAAGAGAAGGATTATGAGATTTTAGATGAGATTCCATTTTGGAGCAATGGAGTAGGCTTTACCAATAAAAGTAGAAATAGATTATATATCTATAATTCTCTAACAAATAGCTATAATTTGATTACAGATGATTTTACCAATGTAAGTAGTGTAAATCTAAATGATAAAAAGGACAAAGTTATTTTTATTGGACAAAGTTTTGAGAGCAAAATGGAGCTTGAAAATTCAATTTATGTATACGACCTACTGAAACAAACAATAGAAAAAGTAGCAACTCCTTACACGGTTATGCATGGATATGCTAATTTTATTGACGATAATAAAATAGTGTATACAGGAAAAGATATGGTTAAATACGGAATGAATGAAAATAGCAAGTTTTATATTTTAGATGTTAAGGAGCAAAAAACAACTTGCATTACTCCAGATTTAGACTGTAATTTAACTAATTCTGTTGGGTCCGATTGTAGATATGGAATTTCTCCAGCATCTAGCATTCAAAAAAGAGGAAGCAATATATATTTTATTTCAACTGAAGGAGAATGCTCATATTTAAATAAATTAGACATAAATGGAGAAATAAATAAGATGACTTCATCTAATGGAAGTATAGATGATTTTTCTGTAAATGATAAGGGAGATGTTTTATTTATTGGGTTAAGAGATACAAAGCTTCAAGAGATGTATTTGCTAAAAGATAATAAAGAACATCAAATTTCGGAATTTAATCGATGGGTTAAGGAAACAAAATCAATAATTAAGCCTGAAAAAATCACCGTAGAAACCTCCAATAATATATTTATTGATGGTTGGATTATGAGGCCAGTAGATTTTCAAGAAGGTAAAAAATATCCAGCAATTTTAGACATTCATGGAGGACCAAAGACGGTTTATGGGGAAATTTTTTATCATGAAATGCAATATTGGGCTAACGAAGGATATGTAGTTTTCTTTTGTAATCCTAGGGGTAGTGATGGAAAAGGAAATAATTTTGCTGATATTCGAGGCAAATATGGAACTATAGATTATGATGATATAATGAAGTTTACAGATGCGGTATTAGAGAAATATACATTTATAGATAAGGACAAGGTAGGTGTTACTGGAGGCTCCTATGGCGGTTTTATGACGAACTGGATTATAGGGCATACAGATCGATTTAAAGCTGCCGCATCTCAAAGAAGTATTTCGAACTGGATTTCTAAATTTGGAACAACGGATATAGGATATTATTTTAATCATGATCAAATAGGGGCAACTCCATGGGATAATCAAGAAAAACTATGGGACCATTCACCATTAAAGTATGCCCATCGTGCAAAGACTCCTACATTATTCATACATTCAGAAGAGGACTACCGATGCTGGCTAGTAGAGGGAATACAAATGTTTACTGCTTTGAAATATCATAATGTGGAAGCAAGACTTTGTATGTTTAGGGGAGAAAATCACGAGTTAAGTAGAAGTGGCAAACCGAAGCACCGCATTAGAAGGCTAAAAGAGATTACAGATTGGTTTGATAAATACTTAAAATAA
- a CDS encoding Csac_0668 family 2Fe-2S cluster-binding (seleno)protein produces MIKKEELNQQNKSCUGNQIESTGLVDKNELCPVCEKQGSKVNNITIRHMIHDELLKQVRNDDYYLCMNEECYVVYYNQELGVRFSKKEVKVPIWFKKDAELRYVCYCNKVTEEQVIEAVVNNGAENMKDIIKLTGAMKNGQCELKNPLGKCCHAVVQAAIDKGKIIKNQAF; encoded by the coding sequence ATGATAAAAAAAGAAGAGCTTAATCAACAAAATAAATCATGTTGAGGGAACCAAATTGAGTCTACAGGTCTAGTAGATAAAAATGAACTGTGTCCTGTATGTGAAAAACAAGGAAGTAAAGTAAATAACATTACAATAAGACACATGATTCATGATGAATTACTTAAGCAAGTTCGAAATGATGATTATTATTTGTGTATGAATGAAGAATGCTATGTTGTTTATTATAACCAAGAATTAGGTGTTAGATTTAGCAAGAAAGAAGTGAAAGTGCCTATATGGTTCAAAAAAGATGCTGAACTTAGATATGTATGTTATTGCAATAAGGTAACAGAAGAACAGGTTATAGAGGCAGTAGTTAATAACGGTGCTGAAAATATGAAAGATATTATAAAATTAACAGGCGCAATGAAAAATGGGCAGTGTGAACTTAAGAACCCTTTAGGAAAGTGCTGTCATGCAGTAGTACAGGCGGCAATAGATAAGGGGAAAATAATCAAAAATCAAGCATTTTAA
- a CDS encoding diacylglycerol/polyprenol kinase family protein, protein MERNIVGIIISFAFIFILIGIATVLEKRNKLSKEGTRKLVHIGVSNWWIIAMIYFDNIWYAIILPSVFIIINYLSYRFQLINAMERKSGSNDLGTVYFPISLLILVIFTFGIIKIPYIGAVGTLIMGYGDGLAAIIGKKFGKRKYYVFNNEKSFEGTLTMFIASLLVCFSIFTIYSPNIILFKSLVIAVFATILEGFSPWGFDNLTVPIFSSLLYYILFF, encoded by the coding sequence ATGGAGAGAAACATAGTAGGGATTATAATTTCTTTTGCTTTTATATTTATACTTATTGGTATTGCTACTGTTTTGGAAAAAAGAAATAAATTGTCTAAAGAAGGAACTAGAAAACTAGTTCATATTGGAGTATCTAATTGGTGGATTATTGCTATGATTTACTTTGATAATATATGGTATGCGATAATTTTGCCATCGGTTTTTATTATTATCAACTATTTATCATATCGTTTTCAACTAATTAATGCTATGGAACGTAAAAGTGGAAGTAACGATTTGGGAACGGTATATTTTCCTATCTCACTTTTAATTTTAGTAATTTTTACATTTGGTATTATAAAAATACCATATATAGGAGCAGTAGGTACATTGATAATGGGTTATGGTGATGGTTTAGCAGCAATAATAGGTAAAAAATTTGGAAAACGCAAATATTATGTTTTTAATAATGAAAAATCTTTTGAGGGAACACTAACTATGTTTATTGCTTCTCTGTTAGTTTGTTTTTCAATCTTTACTATTTACTCACCTAATATTATTCTTTTTAAGAGTTTAGTAATAGCTGTGTTTGCTACAATATTGGAAGGTTTTTCTCCTTGGGGTTTTGATAATTTAACAGTTCCTATTTTTTCTAGTTTATTGTACTATATATTATTTTTTTAG
- a CDS encoding rhomboid family intramembrane serine protease, whose protein sequence is MLKKIQYNSPVILTFTILSFLSLILGQLTSNFSTALLFSVYRSSLTDIFFYFRLIGHVLGHADLQHFLGNFLIILLIGPILEEKYGSRTIIRMMLLTAIITGILNILLFDTALLGASGIVFMLILLSSFVNTQEGKIPLTLILIIILFVGKEIIDVFFANDNISQLTHIVGGLCGGIFGFYIDRRKWRISA, encoded by the coding sequence ATGTTAAAAAAAATTCAATATAACTCACCTGTCATACTAACCTTTACAATATTATCTTTTCTATCTCTAATACTAGGGCAGTTAACTAGTAATTTCTCTACAGCTTTACTTTTTTCTGTATACAGGAGTTCATTAACAGATATATTTTTCTATTTTAGACTTATAGGTCATGTGTTAGGTCATGCAGATTTACAGCACTTTTTAGGTAATTTTCTTATTATATTGCTAATAGGCCCTATTTTAGAAGAGAAATATGGTTCCCGGACTATAATCCGCATGATGTTACTTACCGCTATTATTACGGGGATATTAAATATTTTATTGTTTGACACTGCATTACTAGGTGCAAGTGGTATTGTATTTATGCTTATTCTGCTTAGCTCCTTTGTTAATACTCAAGAAGGTAAAATTCCATTAACCCTTATTCTAATTATTATTCTTTTTGTTGGAAAGGAAATAATAGATGTATTTTTTGCAAATGATAATATTTCTCAGCTCACTCATATAGTTGGTGGTCTATGTGGTGGTATTTTTGGTTTTTATATAGATCGACGAAAATGGAGAATATCAGCATAA
- a CDS encoding DUF92 domain-containing protein, producing MQLIVGSIITFLVVIMAYMKKSLNKSGFVAAFILGTSIYYFGGFYFWGIMISFFASSSLFTKYRKKEKKSIDKIVDENKEGRGYIQVIANGLLGLVFSFLYYKTKDYNYLMAYVAVFAASNADTWASEIGVLSNKKPVSIITFKPMEKGMSGGVTLLGTIFSFLGSSLIATIFFGGYIILFKFDRTLPIKTMIIVIAGFMGALIDSILGATIQVKYIDERENIITERKFYKGKQTKYLKGIKFINNDIVNFLSGLFASLIVLLFITIVK from the coding sequence ATGCAACTTATTGTTGGATCAATAATAACTTTTTTAGTAGTAATTATGGCATATATGAAAAAGTCTTTAAATAAGAGCGGATTTGTAGCAGCTTTTATATTAGGTACATCTATTTATTATTTTGGTGGATTTTATTTTTGGGGTATTATGATAAGTTTCTTCGCATCCTCTTCATTATTTACAAAATATAGGAAAAAAGAAAAGAAAAGTATTGATAAAATAGTAGACGAAAATAAAGAAGGTAGAGGGTATATTCAGGTAATCGCTAATGGACTTTTGGGTCTTGTGTTTTCATTTCTATATTATAAAACTAAAGACTATAATTATTTAATGGCGTATGTTGCAGTATTTGCGGCATCTAATGCAGATACTTGGGCATCTGAGATAGGCGTATTAAGTAATAAAAAGCCTGTATCAATAATTACTTTTAAACCAATGGAAAAGGGAATGTCAGGAGGTGTTACACTTCTTGGTACTATTTTTTCATTTTTAGGTTCTAGTTTAATTGCAACTATATTTTTTGGTGGGTATATAATATTGTTTAAATTCGATAGGACTTTGCCTATAAAAACCATGATTATAGTTATTGCTGGATTTATGGGAGCTTTAATTGATAGTATTTTAGGCGCGACTATACAAGTAAAATATATAGATGAGAGGGAGAATATTATTACTGAAAGAAAGTTTTATAAAGGTAAGCAAACGAAATATTTAAAGGGAATAAAGTTTATTAACAATGATATCGTCAATTTTTTGAGTGGTTTATTTGCTTCTTTAATAGTATTATTGTTTATAACTATAGTAAAATAA
- a CDS encoding CDIF630_02480 family spore surface protein, giving the protein MAKNKFKEKHMAMPIENHITAAWANIDHLKGVSRVPIPNETEVRNAKEWVDTNQK; this is encoded by the coding sequence ATGGCAAAAAATAAATTCAAAGAAAAACACATGGCTATGCCTATTGAAAATCATATAACTGCAGCCTGGGCAAATATAGATCACCTCAAGGGTGTATCGAGGGTGCCTATTCCCAATGAAACAGAAGTAAGAAATGCTAAGGAATGGGTAGATACTAATCAAAAATAA